The Aestuariibius sp. HNIBRBA575 nucleotide sequence GGCCCCGTTATCGCCGGCGTTATGGCCCAATCGGACCCGCAGAATGAACGTCACCGAACCTTTGGCAGCTATTGGGCGTTGGGGCATCGGATTGCTGGCCGCGTTAGGTCGGTTTTTCCTGTTTACGGCCAACAGCCTGAGCCATTTGGTGCGACCACCGTTTTATCCACGTGAATTTGGCCTCGCCATCATGCAGATCGGGTGGTTTTCCCTGCCCGTAGTTGGATTAACTGCCTTTTTCACCGGCGGCGCATTGGCGTTGCAGATCTATGCAGGCGGCGCACGTTTTTCCGCCGAAGCGGTTGTTCCTCAGATCGTGGCCATCGGCGTTGTGCGTGAATTGGGGCCCGTGATGGTCGGGCTGATGATCGCTGCGCGGGTGACATCATCGATTGCGGCGGAAATCGCGACGATGAAAGTCACCGAACAGATCGACGCTTTGGTCACGTTGTCGACCAATCCGATGAAATACCTCACGCTGCCACGTGTTTTGGCCGCCACTTTGGTTGTGCCTATATTGGTCGGCGTCGGAGATGTGATCGGTATTTTGGGCGGCTATGTCGTTGGTACAGAGCGGCTTGGATTTAACGCGTCAACCTATGCGATCAACACAGTGAATTTCCTCGAACAGATCGACATCATTTCATCCCTCGTCAAAGGCGCGGCCTTTGGCTTTATCGCGGCCTTGATGGGCTGTTATTACGGGATGAATTCACAACGCGGCGCGATGGGGGTTGGCCAAGCCACCAAATCCTCCGTCGTTGCGGCGGCGGTGTTGATCCTCGCGGCGAACTTTGCCCTGACCGAGGCGTTCTTTTCCTCATGATCACACTTTCAGACGTTCATAAATCATTTGGAAACAACGCAGTATTGCGCGGTGTTAATGTAGCCGTCCCCCAAGGGAAAAGCCTGGTTGTGATTGGCGGCTCTGGCACGGGTAAGTCTGTTTTGCTGAAATGCATCCTTGGATTGGTCACGCCTGATCACGGTGAAATCACCGTTGATGGACATGACATCACCCGGACGGATCACACGGCGTTTTTGTCCAATTTTGGCATGTTATTCCAAGGGGCCGCCCTGTTTGACAGCCTGCCGGTTTGGCAAAATGTGTCGTTTCGCCTGCTGCGCGGATCGTTGAAGCGCTCCAAATCCGAAGCGCGGGAAATCGCGATCGAAAAATTGCGGCGTGTCGGGCTGGGCCCGGATGTTGCGGATCGTTTGCCCGCTGAATTGTCGGGGGGAATGCAAAAACGCGTTGGGTTGGCCCGCGCGATTGTGGCCGATCCCAAAATTATCTTTTTTGACGAACCGACCACCGGGCTCGACCCGATTATGGCGGGGGTCATCAATGATCTGATCCGTGAAATCGTCACAGAAATGGGCGCGACGGCCATTACGATCACCCACGATATGTCTTCGGTGCGATCCATCGCCGACGATGTCGCGATGCTGCATCACGGCAAAATTCGCTGGACCGGGCCGGTTGGGGATCTGGATTC carries:
- a CDS encoding MlaE family ABC transporter permease is translated as MNVTEPLAAIGRWGIGLLAALGRFFLFTANSLSHLVRPPFYPREFGLAIMQIGWFSLPVVGLTAFFTGGALALQIYAGGARFSAEAVVPQIVAIGVVRELGPVMVGLMIAARVTSSIAAEIATMKVTEQIDALVTLSTNPMKYLTLPRVLAATLVVPILVGVGDVIGILGGYVVGTERLGFNASTYAINTVNFLEQIDIISSLVKGAAFGFIAALMGCYYGMNSQRGAMGVGQATKSSVVAAAVLILAANFALTEAFFSS
- a CDS encoding ABC transporter ATP-binding protein, producing the protein MITLSDVHKSFGNNAVLRGVNVAVPQGKSLVVIGGSGTGKSVLLKCILGLVTPDHGEITVDGHDITRTDHTAFLSNFGMLFQGAALFDSLPVWQNVSFRLLRGSLKRSKSEAREIAIEKLRRVGLGPDVADRLPAELSGGMQKRVGLARAIVADPKIIFFDEPTTGLDPIMAGVINDLIREIVTEMGATAITITHDMSSVRSIADDVAMLHHGKIRWTGPVGDLDSCGDPYVDQFVNGRPVGPIETLR